One genomic region from Rosa rugosa chromosome 1, drRosRugo1.1, whole genome shotgun sequence encodes:
- the LOC133724489 gene encoding fibrillin-5, chloroplastic, with amino-acid sequence MATMLVQPPIPAFHANIPPMLRTTNMVITPTSPSTTHQKTQSLRFGECPPGFRRIYRVKVAEQTSGLVGDETPTQIKTELHQALQGINRGIFGVPSAKKSEIEGLVKQLESQNPTPDPTVNLEKVGGCWKLVYSTITILGSRRTKLGLRDFISLGDFYQNIDIAKGNAVNVIKFDVRGLNLFNGRLTIVASFKKASKSRVDISYDNSTITPVQLMNVFRKNYDILLGIFNPDGWLEITYVDDTMRIGRDDKGNIFILERSEENLI; translated from the exons ATGGCCACTATGCTTGTCCAACCACCAATCCCGGCTTTCCATGCTAACATTCCTCCAATGCTCAGAACCACAAACATGGTGATAACTCCCACTTCACCCTCAACCACTCATCAAAAAACTCAAAGCTTAAGATTTGGTGAGTGTCCACCTGGGTTTAGGCGCATTTACAGAGTCAAAGTTGCAGAACAAACCTCTGGCCTAGTTGGGGATGAGACACCCACCCAGATTAAAACTGAGCTTCACCAGGCACTCCAAG GTATTAATAGAGGGATATTTGGAGTCCCATCTGCAAAGAAATCTGAGATTGAAGGTCTGGTTAAGCAGCTGGAGTCTCAGAATCCAACTCCAGATCCTACTGTGAATTTAGAAAAG GTGGGTGGCTGCTGGAAACTTGTGTATAGCACAATTACAATTTTAGGCTCAAGAAGAACAAAGCTGGGATTGAGGGACTTCATCTCATTGGGAGATTTCTACCAGAATATTGATATTGCTAAG GGCAATGCAGTCAATGTGATCAAGTTCGATGTGAGAGGATTGAATCTCTTTAATGGACGGCTAACAATTGTGGCCTCCTTCAAGAAAGCATCCAAATCA agagttgacatCAGCTATGACAACTCTACAATCACTCCGGTTCAG TTGATGAATGTGTTTCGGAAAAATTATGATATTCTGCTTGGAATCTTCAATCCAGACGGTTGGCTCGAGATCAC ATATGTTGATGATACCATGAGGATAGGAAGGGATGACAAAGGCAATATCTTCATATTAGAGAGATCAGAAGAAAATTTGATTTAA